The window AACCAGCTGTTCCATCATGGAGGCACCCGTTTGTCGTTCCACCAACGCTAATTTAGCCGGCTTAACACCCCCGTTCGAATGTGTCTCCTCCCTTGCAATCGTCGAATCAAAATCCTTGGAGATCGTCGTCGTGACTCCCGTAATTGTACCGATTTCGCAGGAGCAGATGCAATCACAAGTCAGTCCGAGCGAAGTGTTGTCACCGCCGTCAGAACGAGGTGAATTAGGTTTCAATCGAATGGAGAGGATACCGTAGCAGCAACAGATAGCGGTGAGAAGTAGGGCTATAAGGAACGATGAGGAGGAGAAACTGTCGGAGAAGATATAGGAAATCTCCATTTAGAAGTCATGTAAACCCTAGAAAGCAAAGTGCAGAGATATCAGAAATCGGAGCGAGAGTGAGTCTTCTCCTGTTGATGATAAAGATCAGACTGaaagagtttttatttatatttatttttggtctCCGCCAGCCAGCAAGCCAGGATCTTCTTCGATGTAAACCCTAATGTAACTGTCACGAGAAAGATGAATCCACATCCGCTCTTTGAATCGGTATCGCAGGCTCTTCTactgggaaatttgatgaaatggccttTATAAGTggcttaattccaaaaaaggccccCGTCTgctaatgtttgcaaaatgggCCTTTTTTCCTGCGAAATATCCATTTTACCCCTGTAATTGCACTtactcgaattacacttacgcgtaatacacttacgcgaattacacttacgcatATTACatttacgcgaattacacttacgcgtaatatgtaatatgcgtacaTTGAAAGACCATATTACATATACGCgcattatgtaatatgcgtctttcatACTATATAAAGCGCCTAATTTTGACCCTCATTTTATATCTCCAATTTTTAGGGTTCCGACTCTCTCTCAAACCCTATCCCCTTCGATCTCGCTGCTCCGCTAAGGTAAGACATTCTCGTCTCAATGCCTTCTTATGTATTCTaggattttgaatattatcCAAGTGCTATTATGTTGGATGaggatttagggttttaagTAAATCTTACAAGTTTATCTATATAAATGACAATCAACAACAACACATGGGTTTGTACTTCATTGATCTATGGAAGTAGAAGTTAAACATTTCGACGGATATGGAAATTGAAGAGGAGAATCCGACGGAGCTTAACACACTCAACATCGGTAGAGGATTCGCTAGCGTAGGCAGATTGATGGATGGAGTAGGCAGAAAGTCAGATTGGACGATGAACCATGAATTCAAtgctcatttatattaaaaacatgctCTTTCATTTTGTCTTCCATCTTCCATTGATGATGAACTTATTCCTATTTTGATCTTCTAGAAGGTGCATCCATATATTTTCTGCAAAATTTTCCTTTTGCTGCAATTAAGTAAATAACTTAACATATGGATTAATTACTATGGTACACATTTTCCATTTCCtggttttttgaaataaatataatttttagtttgtttGAACATTATTTTCCATTATTGCAGGAGATTTTTGATGGAATTGAGTTTGCTAGGGGTGACTCCAAATCAACCTGGGGTTCTATGCGTGCAGTAATGGGCACCCATAACCTTTTGActtaaaatatgttgttattcGAATCATTTACTTGAGATATCATGTTGGCTGCTCGTAGATCTGAAACATTATTTTCTGAATATGGTCAAAACATGCCCTTCTGTAGAATTTCAACTTTTGATTTCGTTTGTATATTAAGGTTCGAGGTTTTGATTTGCTGACATGGATAtatctttcatcttcttctggTAGGTCGGAAAGATGTCATTGATGAATCAATAAGAATCATGTGGTACCCTACATTCTGATAATGATTTCTTTTGTTGAAGTTCTTTGATGTATTTCTTTGTCTAGTGTTTTATTTATTGCTTCGACTCTGTAAGTATGTGAATCGTAAGTTTAGCAATCAGTATAAGGCTACCATTGGAGCTGATTTCCTTAGTAAGAAGTTCAGCAATTTAAAGTTTGAAGACAGAGCCTTCATTTTGCAGGTCAGCTTTCTTCACTATTAGATTTTGATTGGATTATTTAATTGGTATGTAATGTCAGCACtagattctttttttttcaagatccttaaacacattaaaaaaaatgtatttggtGGTCACAAAAGGATAATGAGGTTAAATTTTGTGCCATTTTCTTTAGGGTTTAACAATGGGATTCAAACACCTAATGATTTGCAATGAACaaaatgtttatgttgaatatgCCAATATGATCCTATATACTTGATATAATGGCtagatgataatttatattcatttttcattctttaataaGTTGAACATGGAAATGTCAGTTTGGTGATGGACTAAATGTCTCACTTCTACTTCCAATTTTCATTACACaagttgttatatatttaatttctctaTATTCTTAGTATAGTAATCAATCCCTGCAGATATGGAACACAGCAGGACAAGAAAGGTTCCAAAGCTTTGGCGTGGCTTTTTATCGAGGGGCTGATTGCTGAGAACGTCTATGATGTTAATGTGATGAAGTCGTTTTTGCTTCAGGTACTAActattttggttaaaaaattcataaatttactGAACTAActattttgttagttttttgggttttttaggCTAGCCCACATGACCCTGAGAACTTTCCATTTGTGGTCCTATGACAACATAACTAAACTAAACCAATTATTTGATGGGGAATTCTCATTTTTCAGTGTAAATCCAAGGATTGGTTTGGTTgactatattttcttttgaaccTAGTTGCTTCATTCACTCCCAAAGAAATTCAGAAGAATAAATGGGCATATAACTTGGACAAgctaaaaaattgtatttttatttaagaaaaaaggAATTTGTTCGAAACCTTAACCCTTATAGATGGAAAGCTGCATAATAACAGAAGTCTACGAAAAACTAATAGATAGTTGCTTAATATTATTGTCAGGCTGAGGAGAGGCACTATGAGATTCTTGGCCGACTAATGTGCACTGCCAAAATTGTTGCCAAGTAGGAAGGCCTTGAAGATGGCtttagagttgtgattaatgatGGACTAGCAGAATGTAAATCAACACTTTCATGTCCATCTCCTTGGGGGACGTCAAATGAACTGGCCACCAGGCTAAGACTTTATGAAGTTACTTATTAGCTGTGTGAACTCATAAGACACCGACCGACCAAGTAATTTCTGTCAtatgatatttgtaataataatattgttaaaaatgttacattAGACAATCATAATGTGAGATAATGGTCATCTGGTTTGTGAtcttttgttaaaaatgttactATGACAGTGATATCTTTTCTTTAAGCTTGTGGCTTAATTCTATTTTCTTGTTTGCCTTTATATTTTCTAGAATGACTGGTTTGAGATCATTTCTACATATTTTTTGCTTTTTAAGTGGAAGTACTAAAAGAAACCACATTAATTTTGACCATTAAATTAGTatgagatatttttctcaaattcaaacataaacaacagttatagaataaaataaacatgCATCTGTGCAGTGCAGTCCAAGAGGCACAATCAATAATAAAGaagtcaaacatatatataattaattaactacttTGTAGTGATCATAGTTATACATCCCCGTAATTTTATTACTGTATTTCGAGTAAGATAGATTGAGTCTTTCTCATGTTGAAAGCATTAACTGCAGTGGCGTTGTCTGATATTGTATGCAGATGGTTAAACTGATCAATTGTCAAGTCTAAACATGTAAACGAATGCGGGGAGATCGTTACATCTATTTTCGTGTCTATGTTATCAAACACACTCTGGATTGGAGTCAACTGCACATTGCAACGAACTTATATATGGGTGAAATCCTCCTTAAATTTGCTGTTCCAGATTATGTGTTCCATTATGTACCACCTTCACAAAATATGTTGACTCTTCATTGggatcatataaaaaaatagagtatcacTTTGATATAAACACCATCATTAGTGTAATAGTATTATAGTAGACAAGagtcaaataaaacatatgcaCCTTTTATCATTGGAGATAACAAACAGAGGTGCATAACTGACCATTGACACAACATCATTGCATTCAAGTATCAAAGGCGAGCAAAGAAAGGTTAAAAATCCGAAAAAGCAAAGAAGATATATAATTGCCTCCTTGTTCATTTTTTGCATATTAGtggaaaaaaactatatttacaTATAACCAAGTATTATCATCTATAGGCAAGCTTTTAATGatctttttttagaattatataaaaaaaactgttCTTTTCTACACCAATAAGGAATCCAGCTTCAGCTAATGCTGCTAGAAGGCTTCCTTGACCAACATCTTTTCCTGTCACAGCGTATTCACTAACGAAAGCCTGAAATAATAGAGTCGGCCTCAGAACCATCTAAATGTTTCTTGCAACAGTTatctttttgttaatatatatttatgaaattaagtaaatataagaCAAGATTTAGCGCGTACCTTTGGGCCATTTCGTGATGTTTGATCAAACTTATAAGTCTTAGAGAAGACATCATCTGCATTGTTATAAATTTGTTGAGAAAATCAatctattaacaaaaaaatctaataacaGGAAGGAAGATTGTAAGAATATTCAGTTCAAATTCTAATCTATACAAAATTACTTGAATCTTAcatgaaaatcataaaaatcaTCTGGATGATCCAATGGTTGAGAAGAACCGTCACAGATTGTGATTATCTGGATGTCTGGATAGGCGTGTTTTATGGCAGAATAGAACTGGAGGTAATTCCCCGAAACAACATAGGTTTTCGCAATTTCAAATAGATTATGCATTTCATTTCAGAATTTTGCCATTTGACATTCGCAGATCATTGAatactaacatattttattactattcataaaatatggatctttttaaataaaaaaataccatTGAATAGTAACAAAGTCTTCATTCCCAATAGCAACATATTTCAAGTCAAAAGATTATGGGTGCCCCATTGCTGCACGCATAGAACCCCAGGTTGATTTGGAGTCACCCCTAGCAAATTCAATTCCATCAAGAATCTCTTGCAATAATGGTAAATAATGTTCaaacaaattgaaaattatgtttatttcaaaaaaaacgGGAAATGGAAAATGTGTACCATAGTAATTAATCTATATGTTAAGTTATTTACTTAATTGCAGCAAAAAGAAAATTTGGCAGAAAATATATGGATGCACCTTCTAGAAGATCAAAATAGGAATAGGTTCATCATCAATGgaagatgaaaaacaaaatgaaagagcatgtttttaatataaatgagcaTTGAATTCATGGTTCATCGTCCAATCTGACTTTCTGCCTACTCCATCCATCAATCTGCCTACGCTAGCGAATCCTCTACCGATGTTGAGAGTGTTAAGCTCCGTCGGATTCTCCTCTTCAATTTCCATATCCGTCGAAATGTTTAACTTCTGCTTCCATAGATCAATGAAGTACAAACCCATGTGTTGTTGTTGATTGTCATTTATATAGATAAACTTGTAAGATTTACTTAAAATCCTAAATCTTCATCCAACATAATAGAACTTGgataatattcaaaaccctaaaaTACATAAGAATGCATTGAGACGAGAATGTCTTACCTTAGAGGAGCAGCGGGATCGAAGGGATAGGGTTTGAGAGAGAGTCGGAACCCTAAAAATTGGAGATTTAAAATGAGGATCAAAATTAGGCGCTTTATATAGTatgaaagacgcatattacataatgcgcgtatacgtaatatgcgtctttcaatgtacgcatattacatattacgcgtaagtgtaattcgcgtaagtgtaatacgcgtaagtgtaattcgcgtaaatgtaatacgcgtaagtgtaattcgcgtaagtgtattACGCGCAAGTGTAATTCGAGTAAGTGCAATTACAGGGGTAAAATGGACATTTCACAGGGCAAAAAGGCCCGTTTTGCAAACATTAGTAGGCgcgggccttttttggaattaagccacttatgagggccatttcatcaaatttccccttctATTTGGGAAATAATatcctttttcaaataaattaagatcCGGTTcggtttttaattttattattttaaaataatttaaaatctttttgataaatataacaaaattttcacttaaaatgttatattttgtttgtgttggggggttgaaagagtttttattataagaaaaataatattattaaaatggtTTGTGGCACAATTTCAGATTTAGGCACAATTTCagatttatacataatttatttgttcTTCCCAACAACCTTCTCGCATAATTTATTTGTTCTTCCCAACAACCTTCTCGCAGTGATTGAATTCTTTGTCGACAACCTTCTCGCAGTGATTGAATTCTTTCTATGGTTTCACATGAGAATATATTCTAACGGACCACATTCTCGACACAAAGACAAGTCGTCGAGTTCGATCTTTATGAAACCGTCGACAACCTTCTCGTAATGATTGAATTCTTTCTATAGTTTCACATGAGAAACCAGTACGAATATATTCTAACGGACCACATTCTCGACACAAAGACAAGTCGTCGACATGGAAACTCTTTCAATATTAGGTCAAGTTTTGTTAGACTCTCTTCAACATAACCGACAAGACAACAAACACCTAACACAACATAATCACCGTAAATGAACTATCGAATGAGTTGAGGCATTCGAAACTTATGCAAAATGCACTCTACCATTTCCAAAAATCATGTAGTGTGATCAATTCATCCAACCAACCAACCTTCCAACCTGTATAAAGTGCTGAAAATTCATACACTAACTATTACAACAACAAGATGAAGTTATAAACTAGCTAGTGAAATTTAAAGCAAGGTAATCAAAAGGGTAAAACAGCTACTAACAAGCAGCAACATCCACCCTCTTTTTCTAGTTGTTCTCACTAATCTATTATCATCGCACTCAGCCACACCAACACCGTCGCCGCCCCCTCCAAAATATTTCAACACTCCCTGCGAAGCTATCTTCAGAAACGCAAGACAAGCAAAGCAAAAGCTAGTTGCCACCACCGCAATCTCTTTTCTCTCCAAGCTCGCCTGATTCTGCTTCAGACTCTGCATTTCCCCTCTGTATgcatttccaaaataaaattaactatttatgCATTATTCTCAACAGAAAATAACTTGTTTTTACCTTATCTTGctgttttcttttattatagCGTCCATCTCTGAGGAGATAACAGATTTCCACGATTCAAGATCGAATTTTAGTCGTTTCTCCTGAAAAAACATAAAGGATTGATCAATACCCAAATTTAATTTGCACATTCAACTTTGGAATATCGCACATTCTTGGATTCTTTCcatattttttcattgattCTATTCTTgccacaaaatattataaatgtttgcTGCAAAAATATACTTGtaaagatttattttcaaatcttcAAATTTGGAAGGAAATAGTTAAGCTGTTCCAAAATGAGTTATTATGTAATAAATGGGGTATTGATCAATCTTGAACTATGATGGCATGAAGAAAAGCTTTAAACACAAAGAGTCAATGTGAGATGTAACTATAAATTATAGTTTCCTTTCGaactgttttaaaaaattttggagctaattttaattgataagaatatttgaaaacataCCACAATCTCTTTCCATTCCGATATATCCTTGATGTCGTTTTTGCTCTTCTCCAAAATAACCGAGTATCTCGATACCTCGTTCTGAAGGTCGGGAAGAATGTCTCCTTGTCGTCTGTTCAGTTCTTTAATGTACTCCTCCAGAATCGATAAATTCAGTTCCAAGGACCGAACCTTCTGCATCAATATCTTTAGAACAGCATCCGCATGGTTTCTTCCATTCGCCTGTTGTCTAACTTCTGTTGCTGGCTCAACCACAGAGGCCAGATTCCTCAAAACGTCTGTCTTGTGCTTTTGCCCGTCTTCAAGTTCGACTGCTTTAGCGGCAGTGGCTTCAACCTCATGTTGAGCATCCCCAGCCAATTTCGGCTCAACTAGACCTTGATTGGAAGTTGAATTGGGATTTTCCAGTGAATCAACCGGTGATTCACTGGAACCAGAAGCCACGATGAGATCTTCAAGCAACCGTTCGATTGCATCCACACCGTAAACTTCCAGGAGGTTTAGTGTGCAGTAGAATTCAGACCCATAATGACTGACCAAATTTAGCTTCATATACCTAACCCATTTGGGTTCGGGCAATTTGAAGATTTGGGCATGTTTCACATTGGCTGCGATAAAGTTTCCTAAGTTGAACCAAACATCCGTAGGGTAAACCAGACTACCAGACAACTCAAATTCCTTGAAGTTTGATGAATGGTGTTCGAAGTTTGCTATTTTGACAGTATCAACTAAAGTTTCTTCAGCAAGTTCGATTACAACAAACTTGTCTCCAACCGAACAAGGATTCCTAAGATACTTATCAGAATCCTTTTCTAAAATACTGTTTGCCCCTTTAGCTTCCTTATTACTAGAAAGAACCTTAGCGCCCTTCAACGACGATGCGTAGTTATATTCCGTCCCATCAAGTTCAAGACGGTGTGTTACATTAACAAGCCTACTCGGTAATGTCACGACTTTTTCCAGCTTTGTTATGTTTCTGAATTCATCGAGATTTAGATAAGCAGAATGAATTTTACCATTCTGCAACTGAACTGCCTTTTCTTCTTGCTCAAGTTGGTCTTGAGGTCGATTATCGCAAACCAGGGCGGTATACCCTAAAACTCTCCATactacttcctccaatctgttaATCGCGGGAGATGAGTTTTCCAAATGATGATTGTTAATCTTGATGGAATCATTACACGTTGATATGGTCAGATTGAACTCTATTAACTGTCCATATGTGTAGCTATTGTTCACATCGGAGGCATTGTATATAGCGGTCTCATTAAGATGATTCAATGTCCCTGCCAATAGGATCTTAACAGAGGTTAGAAACCAATATTTTTAACCTAATTCGTAACACGCTGCATATATAGACAGATTTTGCATGAAAAATTGTAATTTTCTAGACCTAGATTTGCAAATgcatgattataataataatggtaaaaGAAGGAAagtaaattgtttaaaaacctCCATTGTTGTTGCCAAGGGTGAGATCAAGCTCGGAGCAGAAGAAGGCAACGAGACACCAAAAGGAAAGGACCAAAGGGAGAGAAAAGAGTTCAAACGCGGCGGCGGGGGTGTTGTTTCCTTCTCCGTCTCTGTGTTTGGTGAGGATGCATTTGTGTCTCTGATGATTGTTTCTAACGTTGAAGCCAGTTCGAGGTTTCTTCATCGCtcatcgtcgtcgtcgtcgATGATTCGTGTTTTAGGGAAAAGGTTAAGAAAATAATTGGTAACGAAATGAGAGCAAAAGTTGGCTCCTCTCAGGCAACGCACAAGGAAAGCGAGGTTTTCGGCTTCGTGGCGGTGTAGGAATCGGCCATTTCCAACCAACCGACTGGGGAAAGTAAAATTGGAAATGGTGCCCGGTCAATCCGTCAATGTCATTACCACGAACAATATTATAAGATTTCTAGCAGATTTCACCGCAGTTTTAGAAAGAGAGAGATCAAGGAGAACCCAAGGCGAAGAAGAAGGCGGGCATTTGGCGGTGACCTCTTGATTCGTGCTTCATTGAATATATCAATGAATTTCTATatttcaaactcaatttttcataatataaattgggaagtagtaaaagaatgtattatttcataaaacttcataataatagagaataaatatgacatatataatattttagctaactcaattattttttctagaTTAACTTTAACTCTAGTATGTACTCTACCTATAATATAGAATAATAGaattatgtattataaaaaaaattaaaaaatatctttgaTGTTGTAGACATTTATATTTACTCTTAAACTattccaatttataataaataagatatatttcattatatattttatcattttttatggAGATTACCTAATATAAACATATTGATAACtttaaattaggaaaaaattGAATGAGTATAtgtatgtaaaaaaaatatatttggtcaaaaacattatataaaaatttatcaaattttcttttattattatttcacataagaaaaaaaaaatcaatatcatCTACTTCaatgacatttttattttattaccaaaaaataataaaactcataactttttatatcaaattaaattacaatcaCTCTATATTATGTTACTTcaatgacatttttaatttattaccaaaaaataataaaaatcataactttttatatcaaattaaattacaatcaCTCTATATTATGTTAGactatgttaaaaaaatattataatgattaGAAAtcataaaatacttaatttaaaaaaaataataaaaaaaaataaaatacttcatttaaaaaatactcACATTGCCCgttaatttatttactttttctcaTCATACTATAATGATTATAATGATGAGAAAtcataaaatacttaatttaaaaaatactcaCCTTCCAcatgcatttatttaattttctcattACTCATATCTCTATTTAGGTAGTGTTTGATAAGTGGTACAAATTATATtgggtataaattgtatagaagtataaataatataggatagtataaattgtataggttattgatgtttgataagaattataaaaatgatataagttgtatatgatttataattttgtgtttggtgttgtataaataataaatattaatttaaaattattattaatattattatttatattataaataatattgtttattattataaattattgttttgttattatttaataattaatgtaattttaattaaaatataaaaaataattataatataaacgataaattatgtttatttaatttaaatattattaataattttaataaaataaactaaaataacaatattatttataatataagtaatatagaaaataataattaataaaattatggttataaaaataaataaatattttttaattaaaatattgactatttaaaaaaatatatatattaaaaatgattatatataataataataataataatattaaaactaaatataatatttaatatattatacaataatatgttatatataatattaataaaagatataataaaaaattaaaaaattaaattgtacaaGAATAATGTTGTACTTAGGGGactagttattattttatactgaggtataaattatataaggatataatttatatgaactttaaaaatattaaagaacaCCATATTAAAATACTATTGGTATAGTTTATACTATACCAATAGTGTAGTACCCTTCTATACCTCTAACCAAACATACCCTTCATGTAAATCAATGCATctattttgtctatttattttgatattaaatcCGTGTACCTTGTTTTTACCACCCATCTTACTACTAATAATAATGAAGGGTTGCTAATAATAATGAAGGGCGGCTAGTTTTTAGTTGTTGGAAAGTAGGGTTCCAAACCTTCTACCACTATACTGGATTATTTGATAACCATTCATGGCTCCTTTGATacattatgatatttttaatattatttacctTTCTTCAAAATAGTtgatgtatattaaaaaattataaaaaattattaaaacataaacaaaatattacattaaaaaattaaaaatcataaaacatgaaaatattaaaaaatatacaaatatattgcCAAATAAGTTATAGCAATAAGTTATAGAGCTCATAGATTCATAAGAAAATTGAATAACTCTTAAACCGACTCCAAAGATTTTCCGGATCGAATATTAGAAAACGTcttattaataacattattaattatacgCATCAAACGACTACTATCATTACAATGTCGACAATCTCTCTTCAACCAAATAGTTCCccaataaataatttgaatgataacCCAAATACATAGGTTTGTCGTCCATTTCAGTTTAAACTTttcaacaattattttaaaactcgtACATCACTTAGTGAATCACAATCATACTTCACCAAACACTCGAAATACTAGCTACActcaataatacaaaattaggGAGTCATAGATTCCACATAATTCTTTATTCAAATCTATTACACTATGATAAAAGATTCAAATGATgagttagtttatttattattatatgagtaatgatagaaaatatgaaaaatttgTAGTTAAATGttagtttataaatatgataatcatGATTGATGactaagttaatttaaaatatttatttatttatcttattttcattaataatttatctattctcttcattcatatttctttttatttttatctattaatttgtaattatatatttatatatttaaatttaatttatatatttttaagaattataatcggaaaattaataaatcaataaatatatattacattttataaacatatatattatatatatatatatatatatatatatatatatatatatatatatatatatatatatatatatataactaaggagaagaagaaattaaatataaaaattattattcgttaattttgtaat is drawn from Impatiens glandulifera chromosome 3, dImpGla2.1, whole genome shotgun sequence and contains these coding sequences:
- the LOC124929583 gene encoding SUN domain-containing protein 5-like isoform X2, giving the protein MEILLAGTLNHLNETAIYNASDVNNSYTYGQLIEFNLTISTCNDSIKINNHHLENSSPAINRLEEVVWRVLGYTALVCDNRPQDQLEQEEKAVQLQNGKIHSAYLNLDEFRNITKLEKVVTLPSRLVNVTHRLELDGTEYNYASSLKGAKVLSSNKEAKGANSILEKDSDKYLRNPCSVGDKFVVIELAEETLVDTVKIANFEHHSSNFKEFELSGSLVYPTDVWFNLGNFIAANVKHAQIFKLPEPKWVRYMKLNLVSHYGSEFYCTLNLLEVYGVDAIERLLEDLIVASGSSESPVDSLENPNSTSNQGLVEPKLAGDAQHEVEATAAKAVELEDGQKHKTDVLRNLASVVEPATEVRQQANGRNHADAVLKILMQKVRSLELNLSILEEYIKELNRRQGDILPDLQNEVSRYSVILEKSKNDIKDISEWKEIVEKRLKFDLESWKSVISSEMDAIIKENSKIRGEMQSLKQNQASLERKEIAVVATSFCFACLAFLKIASQGVLKYFGGGGDGVGVAECDDNRLVRTTRKRGWMLLLVSSCFTLLITLL
- the LOC124929583 gene encoding SUN domain-containing protein 5-like isoform X1 — its product is MKKPRTGFNVRNNHQRHKCILTKHRDGEGNNTPAAAFELFSLPLVLSFWCLVAFFCSELDLTLGNNNGGTLNHLNETAIYNASDVNNSYTYGQLIEFNLTISTCNDSIKINNHHLENSSPAINRLEEVVWRVLGYTALVCDNRPQDQLEQEEKAVQLQNGKIHSAYLNLDEFRNITKLEKVVTLPSRLVNVTHRLELDGTEYNYASSLKGAKVLSSNKEAKGANSILEKDSDKYLRNPCSVGDKFVVIELAEETLVDTVKIANFEHHSSNFKEFELSGSLVYPTDVWFNLGNFIAANVKHAQIFKLPEPKWVRYMKLNLVSHYGSEFYCTLNLLEVYGVDAIERLLEDLIVASGSSESPVDSLENPNSTSNQGLVEPKLAGDAQHEVEATAAKAVELEDGQKHKTDVLRNLASVVEPATEVRQQANGRNHADAVLKILMQKVRSLELNLSILEEYIKELNRRQGDILPDLQNEVSRYSVILEKSKNDIKDISEWKEIVEKRLKFDLESWKSVISSEMDAIIKENSKIRGEMQSLKQNQASLERKEIAVVATSFCFACLAFLKIASQGVLKYFGGGGDGVGVAECDDNRLVRTTRKRGWMLLLVSSCFTLLITLL